The window cgacggggtcTCTCGGTCGTGCCGCCTCATCGCCCTCGATACCTTGGAGGTCGAGCTCCTGCAGCCGTGCCCCGAGGTCGGCTGCCTGGGTAGCCAGCCGCTCGGCCTCAGCCTCGGCATCGGACGCAGCCTTGGCAGTGCGGAATTTATGCGTGTCGAGCGTAGCGATGTGCGAGGCGTggtcggccgacgatgacgccgccgcgagTTCGTCGTGCTGCGACGATAGTGTGCTGAGCTGTCGCGAAAGCTTCTTtagcgccgcctcggcctcgcgcaCACGCAGCTCTCGGGCCTGCTGCAGTGTCGAGAGGGACTCGGTAATTCGCGAGACGGCTGTCTTGTCGGGTTGGATGTTGAAGTTGTTGATGGTGTGGTGGATCAGCTGTGATCGTGTCAATCTCCTATTCTGTTCTGTTCCTTTCGTTTATTCCTGTCACGGTCGGCCGTCTGAGATTGCCTTCGCGTGGACTCACCGTTGCTGGATCCTCGGCGAGCAACATGGTGGATGCTGCTGTATGCGTCAAGATGGACTTGCGCTCGTCTGCTGAAGTCGCAACGAGACAAATGAGTGGTGGGGCGGGGGCGACATATGAGTatacttgtaggtacaaATACTGTAAACACGTGAGAAGCGCGAGAACTCAGACTATCCACTTCCCGTCGTCCAGACAATTATCCTTATCAACACCCCACTCCGTCCTTATCACCCGAGGTTTCTCCGACACTCCTCACTGACGCGCTGGAGTGGTGAGCGTCATCGACCCGTCGCAACACCAGAAAAGGCTTCATTAACTCCTCCTAAGATTCGCGATCCGATCCTACCCTCGTCGTAGCGTCCTTC of the Drechmeria coniospora strain ARSEF 6962 chromosome 01, whole genome shotgun sequence genome contains:
- a CDS encoding kinetochore protein spc24 gives rise to the protein MLLAEDPATLIHHTINNFNIQPDKTAVSRITESLSTLQQARELRVREAEAALKKLSRQLSTLSSQHDELAAASSSADHASHIATLDTHKFRTAKAASDAEAEAERLATQAADLGARLQELDLQGIEGDEAARPRDPVDDEVLLRLKVYRSLGIDIERDGKDGDWTKAVVRNDGKGDVHVVNMDRKFSRFFYANYFWKTLGGAAPQSP